In one window of Cloacibacillus sp. DNA:
- a CDS encoding dipeptide epimerase — MKIKSINTGLLLSPLKTPFITAVRSVDVLTDVIVRIETDSGLVGWGAAPPTAKVTGETVGSITGAVNEVIAPLLLGSDCEYLEGNLELLDGALLHNTSAKAAVDIALHDIWGKSIGQPVWKLFGGNGKSIASDVTISLNSPEVMAADTIAAVERGFSIVKIKVGGEVSLDFERLKTIFNAVGSDVKVRLDANQGWKPNEAVKILNEMEAAGFAIELVEQPVKSFDMDGLRFVTERSPFPVMADESCQSVKDAIDVIKTHAADMINIKLMKCGGVRGALRIISVAQAFGVKVMVGAMLEGKVSAAAAAHIASSFSCVASVDLDGPNLCSEHQVSGGPAFTNGPEIHMNDNAGFGITDVPGAVWN, encoded by the coding sequence ATGAAAATAAAATCTATCAATACAGGCCTTTTATTGTCCCCGCTGAAAACACCGTTTATAACAGCAGTGCGGAGCGTAGATGTACTGACTGACGTGATCGTTCGAATAGAAACAGATTCCGGTTTAGTAGGCTGGGGAGCGGCACCGCCAACGGCGAAGGTAACTGGGGAAACGGTAGGCTCCATCACGGGGGCGGTCAATGAAGTAATTGCGCCGCTGCTGTTGGGAAGCGACTGCGAATATCTGGAGGGGAACCTAGAACTCCTTGATGGTGCGTTACTGCACAACACTAGCGCAAAAGCGGCTGTGGATATAGCGCTACATGATATATGGGGAAAATCCATAGGGCAACCCGTTTGGAAATTATTTGGAGGGAACGGTAAAAGTATAGCTTCTGACGTAACGATAAGCCTTAACAGCCCTGAAGTCATGGCAGCGGATACAATCGCCGCGGTAGAAAGAGGTTTCTCCATTGTAAAAATAAAGGTTGGAGGTGAGGTCTCTCTGGATTTTGAAAGGCTGAAGACAATATTTAACGCTGTCGGTTCTGATGTCAAGGTTCGCTTGGATGCCAACCAAGGGTGGAAACCCAACGAGGCGGTGAAGATATTGAACGAGATGGAAGCCGCGGGTTTCGCCATAGAGCTTGTGGAACAGCCTGTAAAAAGCTTTGATATGGATGGATTGAGATTTGTTACGGAGCGTTCTCCGTTTCCGGTAATGGCTGATGAAAGCTGCCAAAGTGTCAAAGATGCTATTGACGTAATAAAAACACACGCTGCCGATATGATAAATATAAAGCTGATGAAATGCGGTGGGGTCAGGGGGGCACTGCGGATAATATCTGTTGCTCAGGCTTTTGGGGTCAAGGTTATGGTAGGGGCTATGCTGGAAGGCAAGGTGTCCGCGGCTGCGGCGGCGCATATCGCATCGTCTTTTAGCTGTGTTGCCAGCGTAGATCTTGATGGCCCCAATTTATGTTCTGAGCATCAGGTGAGCGGTGGACCTGCCTTCACTAACGGCCCTGAGATACACATGAACGACAATGCCGGATTTGGAATAACGGATGTTCCAGGAGCTGTTTGGAATTGA